Proteins found in one Bacteroidales bacterium genomic segment:
- a CDS encoding asparaginase domain-containing protein, with protein sequence MKILFIQTGGTIDKDYPQGPGAYAFQILEPAVKNILEKINPTFEYKIISMFRKDSNDITDNDRKKLSDFCKKTTFEKIIITHGTDTIIETAKFLSVIKNKTIILTGAFRPEKLKISDADFNIGFALGALNNAPNGVYIAMQGKLFLNDNVVRNKNGVYEERKRNRK encoded by the coding sequence ATGAAAATATTGTTTATACAAACCGGCGGGACAATTGATAAAGATTATCCTCAAGGCCCCGGGGCTTATGCTTTTCAAATACTTGAACCGGCTGTAAAAAATATTTTGGAAAAAATAAATCCCACATTTGAATACAAAATAATATCGATGTTTCGCAAGGATAGCAACGATATTACCGATAACGACAGAAAAAAATTATCAGACTTTTGTAAAAAAACAACTTTCGAAAAAATAATTATAACTCACGGAACCGACACTATTATTGAAACAGCGAAGTTTTTGTCTGTTATAAAAAATAAAACTATAATTCTTACCGGGGCATTTCGTCCGGAAAAATTAAAAATATCGGATGCCGATTTTAATATTGGTTTTGCATTAGGTGCGCTGAATAATGCGCCAAACGGGGTTTATATAGCTATGCAGGGGAAATTATTTTTAAACGATAATGTTGTCAGAAATAAAAATGGTGTTTATGAAGAAAGAAAGAGAAACAGGAAATAA
- the rnr gene encoding ribonuclease R — MGHKKKTKNNQNPLVNDILKIFANNPDKSYNYKQLAKLLSINDKSNKQLLNVLLEDLLRKNSLIQEERGKFSINPEMVKFYSTAKTSIIGIVDMKSTGKAFIISEGEAEDVLIFPNNTNRALHGDTVKVHIFPKRKGHKTEGEVIEIIKRAKTKFVGILEVSNKFAFVVPDNTNMPVDIFIPHENLEGAKNGQKVVVEITDWPRQAKNPFGKILHVLGVPGENNVEMNSILAEFGFPLEFPKNVLNDAEKIPSEITESEIKKRRDFRKAVTITIDPEDAKDFDDALSITWLPNGNYEVGVHIADVSHYVKPGSSVDKEGYERGTSIYLVDRTIPMLPEKLSNQLCSLQPHVDKLSFSAVFEMNDDAEIINLWFGKTIINSNHRFNYNEVQEIIEKGEGLFSKEILKLHQLAGLLRKERFKNGSIEFETTEVKFKLDEKGKPLSVYIKEYKDSNKLIEDFMLLANRKVAEIIGKKKNKESAKTFVYRVHDEPNPEKLNTFSEFVSKLGYKMKTTSRKSTIDSFNKLLENVEGKGEQNMIENLAIRTMAKAYYSTDNIGHYGLSFEYYSHFTSPIRRYPDLMVHRLLFEYLNDGASAKKDEYEEKCKHSSDMEKLAADAERASVKYKQVEFLVDKVGQVFDGVISGVSKWGIFVEIKDNKCEGMVSLRDMEDDFYYLDGDNYCVIGQRNGTRYKLGDDVKIKVKRANLSRKQLDFELCQL; from the coding sequence ATGGGGCATAAAAAGAAAACCAAAAACAATCAGAATCCTTTAGTAAACGATATTCTTAAAATTTTCGCCAACAATCCTGATAAATCATACAATTATAAACAACTGGCAAAGCTGTTATCAATTAATGATAAAAGCAATAAACAATTATTAAATGTTTTACTGGAAGATTTATTACGAAAAAATTCGCTAATACAAGAAGAAAGAGGAAAGTTCAGCATCAACCCTGAAATGGTTAAGTTTTATAGTACTGCTAAAACATCCATTATCGGCATTGTTGATATGAAATCGACAGGTAAAGCATTTATTATTTCAGAAGGGGAGGCAGAAGATGTTCTGATTTTCCCGAACAATACCAATAGGGCGCTACATGGCGATACCGTTAAAGTGCATATATTCCCAAAACGAAAAGGACATAAAACGGAAGGTGAAGTAATTGAAATCATCAAAAGGGCAAAAACAAAATTTGTTGGAATACTTGAAGTATCCAATAAATTCGCCTTTGTAGTGCCTGATAATACGAATATGCCTGTTGATATTTTTATTCCACATGAAAACCTGGAAGGTGCAAAAAACGGACAGAAAGTAGTTGTTGAAATTACCGATTGGCCAAGACAGGCAAAAAATCCTTTTGGTAAAATTCTTCATGTACTCGGAGTACCGGGAGAAAATAACGTGGAAATGAATTCTATTCTTGCTGAATTTGGCTTCCCGCTTGAATTTCCAAAGAATGTTCTTAACGATGCCGAAAAAATCCCTTCAGAAATAACGGAAAGTGAAATAAAGAAACGAAGGGATTTCAGAAAAGCTGTTACTATAACCATTGATCCCGAAGACGCAAAAGACTTTGATGACGCGTTATCCATAACCTGGCTACCTAACGGAAATTATGAAGTAGGTGTTCACATAGCAGATGTATCGCATTATGTAAAACCCGGAAGTAGTGTTGATAAGGAAGGTTATGAACGCGGCACGTCAATATACCTGGTCGACAGAACCATTCCCATGTTACCCGAAAAATTATCCAATCAGCTTTGTTCATTGCAGCCACATGTTGATAAACTTAGTTTTTCGGCAGTATTTGAAATGAATGATGATGCAGAAATAATTAATCTATGGTTTGGTAAAACCATTATTAACTCAAATCATCGTTTTAATTATAATGAAGTACAGGAAATCATTGAAAAAGGGGAGGGATTGTTTTCAAAAGAAATTTTAAAGCTTCATCAATTAGCCGGTTTACTAAGGAAAGAACGTTTTAAAAATGGTTCAATAGAATTTGAAACTACTGAAGTAAAATTTAAATTGGATGAAAAAGGAAAACCTTTAAGCGTGTATATAAAGGAGTATAAGGATTCCAACAAACTGATCGAAGATTTTATGTTACTTGCCAATCGTAAAGTTGCTGAAATTATAGGAAAGAAAAAAAATAAAGAATCGGCAAAAACCTTTGTTTACAGGGTACACGACGAACCTAATCCTGAAAAATTAAACACATTCTCAGAATTTGTTTCTAAGCTCGGTTACAAAATGAAAACCACTTCAAGGAAAAGCACCATTGATTCATTTAATAAACTTCTTGAAAACGTTGAAGGAAAAGGCGAGCAAAATATGATCGAGAACCTTGCAATACGCACTATGGCCAAAGCATATTACAGTACTGATAATATCGGGCATTATGGTTTATCATTCGAATATTATTCTCATTTCACTTCACCTATTCGTCGTTATCCTGATCTTATGGTTCACCGTTTATTGTTTGAATATTTGAATGATGGCGCTTCTGCAAAAAAAGATGAATACGAAGAAAAATGCAAGCATTCATCGGACATGGAAAAACTTGCAGCCGATGCAGAACGCGCCTCGGTAAAATATAAACAGGTGGAATTCCTTGTTGACAAAGTAGGACAAGTGTTTGATGGTGTTATTTCGGGTGTGAGTAAATGGGGAATATTTGTTGAAATTAAAGACAATAAATGCGAAGGCATGGTTTCGTTACGCGATATGGAAGATGATTTTTATTATTTAGATGGAGATAATTACTGCGTGATAGGACAACGCAACGGCACCAGATATAAGCTTGGTGATGATGTGAAGATAAAAGTTAAAAGAGCCAACCTTTCAAGAAAACAATTGGATTTTGAATTATGTCAATTGTAA
- the nadA gene encoding quinolinate synthase NadA, with protein MNSINKIGYLNIDIDKNLDIRNEIKKIKKEKNAIILAHYYQVPEIQDIADFIGDSYALSKKAQENDAELIVFAGVHFMAETAKILNPDKKVVLPDLTAGCSLADSCKPEDLKEFLKSYPNHLVISYINCSAEVKAMSDIICTSGNAVKIIEKIPKDQKIVFCPDKNLGSYINNITGRNMVLWNGTCEVHDILTVERVLNLKKENPGAKIIAHPECKATILEIADFIGSTTALLNYTKTNESNKFIVATETGIIHQMKKESPEKEFIIVSNDETCSCNDCPHMKKNTLEKLYICMKYEQPEIILPEELMDKARIPVLKMLELSK; from the coding sequence ATGAATTCAATAAATAAAATAGGATACTTGAATATTGACATTGATAAAAATTTAGATATTCGCAACGAAATTAAAAAAATCAAAAAAGAAAAAAATGCGATTATACTCGCTCACTATTACCAGGTTCCGGAAATTCAGGATATAGCTGATTTTATTGGCGACAGCTATGCTTTGTCAAAAAAAGCCCAGGAAAATGATGCTGAGTTGATTGTTTTTGCCGGCGTGCATTTTATGGCCGAAACTGCAAAAATTTTAAACCCGGATAAAAAAGTTGTTTTACCCGATTTAACTGCAGGATGTTCTTTAGCCGATTCATGTAAGCCGGAAGATTTAAAAGAGTTTTTAAAATCTTATCCTAATCATTTAGTGATTTCTTACATAAATTGTTCTGCTGAAGTTAAAGCAATGTCGGATATTATTTGTACTTCTGGAAATGCAGTTAAGATAATTGAAAAAATTCCAAAAGATCAAAAAATTGTTTTTTGTCCTGATAAAAATTTAGGTTCATATATAAATAATATTACAGGAAGAAATATGGTTCTGTGGAATGGAACATGCGAAGTACACGATATTCTTACTGTTGAAAGAGTATTGAATTTAAAGAAAGAAAATCCTGGTGCAAAAATTATTGCACATCCAGAATGTAAAGCAACAATACTTGAAATAGCTGATTTTATTGGTTCTACAACTGCATTATTAAATTATACAAAAACAAATGAATCAAATAAATTTATAGTTGCAACAGAAACCGGAATAATTCATCAGATGAAAAAAGAATCACCGGAAAAAGAATTTATAATTGTTTCAAATGATGAAACCTGTTCATGTAATGATTGTCCGCACATGAAAAAAAATACTTTGGAAAAACTTTATATCTGCATGAAATATGAACAACCTGAAATTATTTTACCGGAAGAATTAATGGATAAAGCAAGAATACCGGTTTTAAAAATGCTTGAACTTTCAAAATAA
- a CDS encoding response regulator produces MAKLKILVVEDESIVAKDIQNSLKKLGYIVPTVVASGEKAIEEVEQSRPDLILMDIMLKGDMNGVEAANAIRENYDIPVIFLTAYADDNTLSKAKVAEPYGYIIKPFKEKELQTTIEIAMYKHEKDSQVKRERDLFHSIVENKESKDSIFVRADYRLNKIKFEDVFFVEALKDYVVINTSDNIYTTHTTMKEMMRILPAKEFVRVHRSFIVRLDKIFSIKYPDLVIEGKMKVIPIGGLYRKELFSRLNLI; encoded by the coding sequence ATGGCAAAACTTAAAATCTTAGTCGTAGAAGATGAGAGCATAGTCGCAAAGGATATACAGAATAGTTTAAAGAAACTGGGTTATATCGTTCCAACCGTTGTTGCTTCTGGCGAAAAAGCAATTGAGGAAGTGGAGCAATCACGTCCTGACCTTATTTTAATGGACATCATGCTTAAGGGGGATATGAATGGAGTTGAAGCTGCAAATGCAATTCGCGAAAATTACGACATCCCCGTTATCTTTTTAACTGCCTATGCTGATGATAACACTTTAAGCAAAGCAAAAGTTGCCGAACCTTATGGTTATATAATCAAACCTTTTAAAGAAAAAGAATTACAAACCACGATTGAAATCGCAATGTATAAGCATGAAAAGGATTCGCAGGTTAAACGCGAAAGAGACCTTTTCCATTCCATTGTTGAAAATAAAGAATCAAAAGACAGCATTTTTGTTCGCGCCGATTATAGGCTCAATAAAATCAAATTTGAAGATGTTTTCTTTGTTGAAGCTTTAAAAGATTATGTGGTTATAAATACATCTGATAATATTTATACAACACATACAACTATGAAAGAAATGATGCGCATTCTTCCTGCAAAAGAATTTGTAAGGGTGCATCGTTCCTTTATTGTTCGTCTCGACAAAATATTTTCAATAAAATATCCTGATTTGGTTATTGAAGGAAAAATGAAAGTTATCCCTATTGGCGGGCTCTATCGCAAAGAACTTTTCAGCAGACTGAATTTAATTTAA
- a CDS encoding HU family DNA-binding protein, translated as MNKAELIDAIAKEAKLSKVDSGKALDATITAISKSLKKGEGVILVGFGSFSIAKRAARTGRNPQTGKPIKIAAKKVAKFKAGAALAKSVK; from the coding sequence ATGAACAAAGCTGAATTAATTGATGCAATTGCTAAAGAAGCAAAATTAAGTAAAGTAGACAGTGGTAAAGCATTAGATGCAACTATCACAGCTATCAGCAAATCACTTAAAAAAGGTGAAGGCGTTATTCTGGTAGGTTTCGGATCTTTCTCAATAGCTAAAAGAGCTGCAAGAACCGGACGCAATCCTCAAACCGGAAAACCAATTAAAATTGCTGCTAAAAAAGTAGCTAAATTTAAAGCTGGTGCTGCTTTAGCAAAATCAGTTAAGTAA
- a CDS encoding lactate utilization protein B, with the protein MSDKYLKFLKDSEEKAFDKKHRNIINFNISKYDTAVAKGKLQYHDIELAKKRAAHIKHKAINSLDEYLVEFEANFILRGGKIIWADTQEEAITEIIKVLKKYDARHVVKSKSMITEEIELNNHLQSQHIESLETDLGEYIVQLAGEKPYHIITPAMHKSKEDISELFFQKFGFGKEHSAEELTEFVRKLLREKFVGADVGITGANFLIADMGAIAVTENEGNALMTVSFPKVHIAICGVEKIIPSLKDLDLFWPLLATHGTGQNVTAYNSIIFGPKQEGESDGPDEMYLVILNNGRDNVLALDEQRRAMSCIKCGACLNACPVYKNIGGYTYNTTYSGPIGSVITPHMRGKEEFKHLSYASSLCGKCSEICPVMINLHKLLLYNRRDFVKEKYVTSSEKTVMYFWKKAMMSRKLVEMATPGMKNLLLKNFFAKSWGPRRTLPAISPKSFNRLWKEQRSHK; encoded by the coding sequence ATGTCAGATAAATATTTGAAATTTTTAAAAGATAGTGAAGAGAAGGCTTTTGATAAAAAGCACCGAAACATTATTAATTTCAATATTTCCAAATACGATACCGCAGTAGCAAAAGGGAAACTCCAATATCATGATATTGAATTAGCAAAAAAAAGAGCAGCACACATTAAGCATAAAGCTATAAATAGTTTGGATGAATACCTTGTTGAATTTGAAGCAAATTTTATATTGCGCGGAGGGAAGATAATTTGGGCAGACACACAGGAAGAAGCAATAACTGAGATTATCAAAGTTTTAAAAAAATACGATGCAAGACATGTAGTAAAATCGAAATCGATGATTACCGAAGAGATTGAGCTAAACAACCATTTGCAATCGCAGCACATTGAATCGCTTGAAACAGATTTAGGTGAATACATAGTACAATTAGCCGGTGAAAAGCCTTATCATATTATTACTCCGGCAATGCATAAATCGAAAGAAGATATTTCGGAATTATTTTTTCAGAAATTCGGATTCGGGAAAGAACATTCAGCAGAAGAGCTTACAGAGTTTGTAAGAAAATTATTGCGTGAAAAATTTGTTGGAGCCGATGTTGGAATAACAGGTGCTAACTTTCTTATTGCCGATATGGGCGCAATTGCCGTTACCGAGAATGAAGGCAATGCTTTGATGACGGTATCATTCCCAAAAGTTCATATTGCAATTTGCGGAGTTGAAAAAATTATTCCTTCTTTAAAAGATCTGGATTTATTCTGGCCGTTGCTTGCAACGCATGGAACAGGACAAAACGTTACAGCATACAACTCAATAATTTTCGGACCTAAGCAGGAAGGCGAAAGCGATGGGCCCGATGAAATGTATCTTGTAATATTGAACAACGGACGCGATAATGTTCTAGCGCTTGACGAACAACGCCGGGCTATGTCCTGTATCAAATGCGGAGCTTGCCTGAATGCTTGTCCTGTATATAAGAATATTGGAGGTTACACGTATAACACCACTTATAGTGGTCCTATAGGTTCGGTTATTACTCCGCATATGCGAGGGAAAGAAGAATTCAAGCATCTGAGTTATGCTTCATCACTTTGTGGAAAATGCAGCGAAATATGCCCGGTTATGATTAATCTTCACAAACTTTTATTGTATAACAGGAGAGATTTTGTGAAAGAAAAATATGTTACCAGTTCTGAAAAAACAGTTATGTATTTTTGGAAGAAAGCCATGATGAGTCGTAAGTTAGTTGAGATGGCTACACCGGGAATGAAAAATTTATTACTGAAAAACTTTTTCGCAAAATCGTGGGGACCAAGAAGGACACTACCTGCAATAAGTCCGAAATCATTTAACAGGCTTTGGAAAGAACAACGAAGCCATAAATAA
- a CDS encoding AsmA-like C-terminal region-containing protein: METTPEIQKPEKKNKAWRIIKKILLTIVILFLLLIGTAVTILYFYEDSIKKIIVDNINKQLNTEIQVKEIDLTLFKKFPNVSLVFTDVIAKDAIKSTNKGNLLKAKNVYLQFSFWDLWYKNYKIKKIEAENGIINIVTYKDGSVNYHFWKNDTTAKSESFSFDLQKVILKNMAIRYCDFKLNQNYMGATNNLVLSGKFSSDKFTMFANGNMLMNYVNISGIKFIPGKNINISLKLDVDQSTDVYKFTDSKLLMGNMSFDVNGNVINSENKGFVNLSVTGAKTELQSFIKELPYEYRKYFEKYKVEGDFYFNTNIKGSYLGESFPGVKVSFGIKNGNIILKESDIALKNVNMSGTYSSGASSSLVNSELNINNFSSTLKSGNIKGNIKIKNFLKPEIEMLVDANMDLQEMQEFLKVDTITSLKGKVNMSASFKGKVNSEKGFEVKDFIASNAEGKLTVTGGELSIKNDPRNYKNIEGKFEFSNNDIIVNELNMLINQSDFKLKGYFKNLLSFIFLDDQKLLIDANLVSEKTELDDLLQYGTSSDTSYRLVFPEKIECKLDIDINKLTFRKFTATNISGKVKLKNKQLHADPLEFNSVDGSVDGEVLVDGSQKGQLLISCEAELKDMNIKKLFYEFGNFGQNSMKDENLEGTATADVRFAGVWSDYLKPVMDKMYAKSDIVIEKGRLLNYAPMQGLSRFLKMSDLNDVKFSTLHNQIEIKNRTIHIPAMEIKSSAIDIIASGEHTFDNVINYHIQVKLSDIMAQKAKKAKPENEEFGVVEDDGLGKTSLFILVTGTVDNPVYKYDGKGVKAKIVVNYVKEKENLKSILNEEFGWFKKDSAVIKNKEENKNKPELKPKKNKNESNLEKQENGNFVIEWDEDSPGKGD, translated from the coding sequence ATGGAAACTACACCCGAAATACAAAAACCTGAAAAGAAAAATAAAGCATGGAGAATAATTAAAAAAATCCTTCTCACAATAGTTATCTTATTTTTACTTTTAATTGGCACAGCGGTAACGATACTTTATTTCTATGAAGATTCGATCAAAAAAATTATTGTCGACAATATCAACAAACAATTAAATACCGAAATCCAGGTAAAAGAAATTGATCTTACGTTGTTTAAAAAATTCCCTAATGTTTCATTGGTGTTTACAGATGTAATAGCTAAAGATGCCATAAAATCTACTAATAAAGGCAATCTCCTGAAAGCTAAAAATGTTTATTTGCAATTCAGTTTCTGGGACTTATGGTATAAAAATTATAAGATAAAAAAGATAGAAGCCGAAAATGGAATTATAAACATTGTTACTTATAAAGATGGTTCTGTAAACTATCATTTCTGGAAAAACGATACTACGGCAAAAAGCGAATCATTCTCGTTCGATTTACAAAAAGTAATTTTGAAAAACATGGCTATCCGCTACTGCGATTTCAAACTGAACCAGAATTATATGGGTGCTACCAACAACCTGGTTTTGAGCGGAAAATTCAGCAGCGATAAATTTACCATGTTTGCCAATGGTAACATGCTGATGAATTATGTAAACATTTCGGGAATTAAGTTCATCCCGGGGAAAAACATAAATATCAGTCTGAAGCTTGATGTTGACCAAAGTACCGATGTTTACAAATTTACGGATAGTAAACTATTGATGGGCAACATGAGTTTTGATGTAAACGGTAATGTGATAAACAGCGAAAATAAAGGCTTTGTGAATTTATCAGTAACAGGAGCCAAAACAGAACTGCAATCGTTCATAAAAGAGCTGCCTTATGAATACCGCAAATATTTTGAGAAGTATAAAGTTGAAGGTGATTTTTATTTTAACACTAACATTAAAGGTTCGTACTTAGGCGAAAGTTTTCCGGGAGTTAAAGTTTCGTTTGGAATAAAAAATGGGAATATCATTTTAAAAGAATCAGATATTGCGCTTAAGAATGTTAATATGTCGGGGACTTATTCTAGCGGAGCCTCATCAAGCCTTGTAAATTCGGAATTGAATATCAATAATTTCTCTTCAACATTGAAATCGGGAAATATAAAAGGCAATATCAAAATCAAAAACTTTTTAAAACCCGAGATCGAAATGCTGGTTGATGCCAATATGGATTTGCAGGAAATGCAGGAATTCCTGAAGGTTGATACTATCACTTCATTAAAAGGAAAAGTTAATATGAGCGCATCGTTCAAAGGAAAAGTAAATTCAGAAAAAGGTTTTGAAGTAAAAGACTTTATTGCCAGCAACGCCGAAGGAAAGCTTACTGTAACCGGTGGCGAACTTTCAATAAAAAATGACCCGCGTAATTATAAGAATATTGAAGGAAAATTTGAGTTCAGTAATAATGATATTATTGTTAACGAGCTCAACATGCTCATCAATCAAAGTGATTTCAAACTGAAAGGATATTTTAAAAATTTATTATCGTTTATTTTTCTCGATGATCAAAAACTTTTGATTGATGCAAATTTAGTTTCCGAAAAAACGGAACTCGACGATTTGCTTCAATACGGCACTTCGAGTGATACAAGCTATCGCCTTGTATTCCCCGAAAAAATAGAATGCAAGCTGGATATAGATATCAACAAACTTACATTCAGAAAATTTACCGCCACAAATATTTCAGGAAAAGTAAAGTTGAAAAACAAACAATTGCATGCCGACCCGCTTGAATTCAATTCGGTGGATGGCAGTGTTGACGGGGAAGTACTGGTTGACGGTTCGCAGAAAGGGCAATTACTTATCAGTTGCGAAGCTGAACTGAAAGATATGAACATTAAAAAACTTTTTTATGAGTTTGGAAATTTCGGGCAGAACAGTATGAAGGATGAAAACCTTGAAGGAACTGCCACTGCCGATGTTCGCTTTGCAGGTGTATGGAGCGATTACCTGAAACCGGTAATGGATAAGATGTATGCCAAATCGGATATTGTGATTGAAAAAGGACGATTGCTGAATTATGCGCCAATGCAGGGTTTGTCGCGATTCTTAAAAATGAGCGATCTGAATGATGTAAAATTTTCAACGCTTCATAACCAGATTGAAATTAAAAACAGGACCATTCATATTCCCGCAATGGAAATAAAATCGAGCGCTATTGATATTATCGCTTCGGGCGAACATACTTTTGATAATGTGATTAATTATCACATTCAGGTAAAACTCTCTGATATAATGGCGCAGAAAGCCAAAAAAGCAAAACCCGAAAACGAAGAATTTGGAGTTGTTGAAGATGATGGGCTGGGAAAAACTTCTTTATTTATTTTAGTTACCGGAACGGTTGATAATCCCGTGTATAAATACGATGGCAAGGGTGTGAAAGCAAAGATTGTTGTAAATTATGTTAAAGAAAAAGAAAACCTAAAATCCATACTGAATGAGGAATTCGGCTGGTTTAAAAAAGATTCTGCCGTTATAAAAAACAAAGAAGAAAATAAAAACAAGCCCGAACTAAAACCCAAGAAAAATAAAAATGAAAGCAACCTTGAAAAGCAAGAGAACGGAAATTTCGTTATTGAATGGGATGAGGATAGTCCCGGAAAGGGGGATTAG
- a CDS encoding ATP-binding protein — protein MINERLELILTSLPENIHKVEKFVEDICDEFNINNTYFGNILVALTEAVENAMNHGNAKDSSKTVQIIFTSKPDGLSFVIKDEGKGFDINTIPDPTDLNIDANELKGRGIFLIRNLADEVHFTDNGSRVEIIFKISSINHELAVERMNLLKKYCGIKETSSSHNNTIN, from the coding sequence ATGATCAACGAACGTTTAGAACTTATATTAACCTCATTACCTGAAAATATTCACAAAGTTGAAAAATTTGTGGAGGATATTTGTGATGAGTTTAATATAAATAATACATATTTTGGAAATATTCTTGTTGCCTTAACCGAAGCGGTTGAAAATGCGATGAATCATGGCAATGCAAAAGATTCTTCCAAAACAGTACAAATAATATTTACATCAAAACCCGATGGATTATCATTTGTAATAAAAGATGAAGGTAAAGGTTTTGACATTAACACTATCCCCGACCCTACCGACCTTAATATAGATGCAAACGAATTAAAAGGACGAGGTATTTTCCTTATCAGGAATCTTGCTGATGAAGTTCATTTTACAGATAATGGTTCCCGTGTTGAAATAATTTTTAAAATTTCCAGCATTAACCATGAATTAGCTGTTGAAAGGATGAATCTATTGAAAAAATATTGTGGTATTAAAGAAACTTCCTCTTCTCATAATAATACCATAAATTAA
- the rpiB gene encoding ribose 5-phosphate isomerase B — MEKIKEIAIGSDHAGFIYKEKIIEFLKGQGYLVNDLGCYSEASVDYPDFVHPVAIIVEENVNTKGILICGSGNGVCMTANKHQSIRAALCWNEELAKLSRLHNDANIICIPARFIDLDLALKMINIFLTTDFEGGRHFNRVKKIPC; from the coding sequence ATGGAAAAAATAAAAGAGATTGCAATAGGCAGCGATCATGCAGGATTTATTTATAAAGAAAAAATAATTGAATTCTTAAAAGGACAAGGATATCTGGTAAATGATTTGGGATGTTATTCAGAAGCAAGTGTTGATTATCCTGATTTTGTACATCCTGTAGCAATAATAGTTGAAGAGAATGTTAATACAAAAGGAATACTTATTTGTGGCAGCGGTAATGGTGTATGTATGACAGCCAATAAACATCAGAGCATACGAGCAGCATTATGCTGGAACGAAGAATTAGCAAAGCTTTCAAGGTTGCATAATGATGCTAATATAATATGTATTCCTGCCCGGTTCATTGATTTAGATTTAGCATTAAAGATGATTAATATTTTTCTTACTACTGATTTTGAAGGAGGAAGACATTTTAACAGGGTGAAAAAAATACCTTGTTAA
- the ybeY gene encoding rRNA maturation RNase YbeY — MRVSVNYFFEDTAFRLKNKSIISAWVKSIIKSENKKAGMLCFIFCSDSYLHEINIKYLNRDTYTDVIAFDYSENEIVSGDIYISIERIEENAVKMKTTFLNELYRVMAHGTLHLSGYSDKTKSKKLIMTKKEDIHLKTIYQLMK, encoded by the coding sequence ATGCGAGTATCCGTAAATTATTTTTTCGAAGACACTGCTTTCAGATTAAAAAATAAAAGTATTATTTCTGCTTGGGTAAAATCTATTATCAAAAGTGAGAATAAAAAAGCAGGAATGCTTTGTTTCATCTTTTGTAGTGATTCATATTTACATGAAATTAATATAAAATATTTAAATAGAGACACTTATACAGATGTAATTGCTTTTGATTATTCTGAAAATGAAATTGTTTCCGGTGATATTTATATAAGTATTGAAAGAATTGAAGAGAATGCGGTAAAAATGAAAACAACATTTTTAAATGAGCTGTATAGAGTGATGGCTCATGGAACGCTTCATTTATCAGGATATTCAGATAAAACAAAGTCTAAGAAGCTGATAATGACTAAGAAAGAAGATATTCACTTAAAAACAATATATCAATTAATGAAATAA